Within Chloroflexota bacterium, the genomic segment CCGAGGATTTTGAGTTTGCCCTGGTTTTCTTTCATGAAGCCGGAAGCGGTGACGTTGTCGATGACCACGCCATCGACATCGCCGGAGAGGAGGGCCATGATCGCGCCGCCAAAGTCGTCGAAGGATTTGACGCGGTCTTCGGGGAAGTTCTTCTTGGCGACGATTTCGTTGGTAGTGCCGATCTGGGTGCCGACGAGTTTCTTGGGGTCGGCTTTGAAGCTATCGACGGTGCCCTGTTCGTCGGCGCGGACGAGGAGCACCTGGCCGATGGTGACGTAAGGCTCGGAGAAATCGACGATCTTGGCGCGTTCAGGGGTGATGGTCACGCCGTCGGCGAGCATGTCGTATTCACCGGCCTGCATGGCGGGGAAGATGCCGTCCCAGGCGGCTTCCTTGAACTCGGGCACGCAGTCGAGACGCTTGCAGATTTCGCGAACGGTGTCGTAATCCCAGCCTTCGGGCTTGCCGGTGTCTTTGTTGATGAAGTTGAAAGGCGGGTAGGCGTTTTCCACCGCGACGGTGATGTG encodes:
- a CDS encoding transporter substrate-binding domain-containing protein — translated: MRKKVFLALLVLAALLALAACGSKATPTAAPQPTEAPAATQAPAATEAPAATEAPAATEAPAATEAPTQAPATAKLPDLGGKHITVAVENAYPPFNFINKDTGKPEGWDYDTVREICKRLDCVPEFKEAAWDGIFPAMQAGEYDMLADGVTITPERAKIVDFSEPYVTIGQVLLVRADEQGTVDSFKADPKKLVGTQIGTTNEIVAKKNFPEDRVKSFDDFGGAIMALLSGDVDGVVIDNVTASGFMKENQGKLKILG